taattttgaatatatttttaagaagttACGTTTATTTTACACACTTTAAGCATTATCGTATCACATATCGAATATCgatgtataaatatatagtttatataaaataatgttcataaatcaatttcctaaACTTAAACCACTAACCTTTATTTGGTTtcactttttaaactttttttttctacttttaaatgagaCCACACTTAAGTCtcaagctttattttatttttttgacagacatttttgtccaccatggacctatgtgtaactttttttaattgatgcacaagggttgaGCAAGTAAGTACTTCTGAGGGTGCGTAAATGTATGTGTGCAAATggatttgttgtgtgtgtttagtatagATAACAACATACCTGATTCCTTCTGCAAGTCTCCTTTCTTTTGGTCTGGCTGATACAATGACCATGTCATTAACTGGACCAGGTTTAATACCCTGCAacgaaataaaaacatgtttgagAAACATCCAAGAGATATCCATACATAAAATGAAAGAGTCATTAAAAGGCTTGCTACCATGGTCCTTGGTTTGTGCCACTTTTGTTCAGTTTCTGTGCAGCTGAACACTGGGGAACTGATATAAGCCTCAGCTGGGAGTAGTCGCCGTCTGGTACAGTAGAGCTGCCACATGACTGCACAAGGCTGTACCTGCCACACAGGTACACTGGCATCTCAGTAACACCACCGGCTTTGAATCCCTTAGCACAATCTGTTACAACAACAAATATTTGTTAGAAAACTGTACCGGCTACAACTACAATTAAAGAGACACACTAAATTTGTGAACGGCTGTTAGCAAAAATCTGTTAGTGAACTTTAAAATGTGCAAAGTGATACAGGGATTGTTACAATTTATTTAGCCTATAGTTGACCATGTCAGATGTAATATATCATGATTAATCTCactatactcattttaaaatagtaGTGCAGAATAAGTAATGAAGAAATTATAAAAACTCTTAACAAAATCTTGCTTCTGTGGGAGCCATTAATTTTACATTCTTTCTGGCACACCCTGTATTCATATTTCACATGATATCTCAGGTACCATATGATTCATATAGTGCAATGATGATGTTTATCTGGATCTAATTCACAGCAATGATATGGCTCACAGAAACTTCATTTTGACAAAAAAGAACCTGTTTCTTCTGAACCTGAACTGAACCTGCAGGATGACTTTCCCTTACACTCAGACAGTGAGGCTTCTGGCTTTTCCTCATAGATCTGAAGCACTCAGACCTAACCGTGACCTCTCCTGACTCCTTGTTTGAAACTGTGATTAACATAGAGGTTAGGGTATTGCATTTCAGAAACACAaaatattcatgatgttaaccTATCACTCTGCTAACATTATTAACGTTGCTTCCTCACTGTGCTATCTTTGGCTAGTAAAGAGCCAATGAGCTAGCATGTATCGCTTTTGGTAAACTCAAAACAGAGGCTTGTTAACTTACCTTCGTAGTTGTTTATATAACTGGACACATACAATTTAAAACCTTTGTCCTTTTTTGATGTTGGTGTCTTCGATGTGGTCTGGATGATCCGATGTACATCGTTTGCCGTTATACTCGGCAGGTCCTGCAGCGATCGCGTAAAAAACGACATAGCTACAGCGTACGCTACCGTGGACCGGAAGTACTGAAGCTGGCTGAAAAATGCGGAAGTACCAGAACGGAAGTGCGCGGCATTAAGCctattcccccagaacggagggaggggcggggtgaccaaacctcattatcatttaaagtcatatgcactgaaacggcgtgctgaaaacggagctgtttttgagcagttaaaatttgtgttttcttaaaacactaatgagaatttttaataaaagtatattacaaagttttcatttagaccctaaagattcatattaacttgtacaaaaatggcattatatgacccctttaaggttacaaatacacacacacacacactccatcattgcaatcttgacattgcagcctgttcattatagccgcaataaaatataataataaaatagtaaacctaccatataaaaattactctgtttaaatagtcagtagtacaattcagtatcattcacagtaagcaccgctccactgtgatgtttccaaacatatttttagcatgcaaagaggatgattttctacgtcggtattggagcgtgagtaaagtacaaagcctataataactggcagaaggcagtaagagaaacaggaagtctgttataacttctgcatacattaattgatctcgactgaaacttcagcagtgtgttcgctgtaagaggccgatcgcatggatgttgctattgtgagtcagttatagcgccaccaactggcagaaggaagtgtgtcactttcaaaatgcttttaaatcaccccttatgtctcaagtgaacaaacagaccaacagaaagtcagatattttggtttgaatgtggatttcttggaatttgcacacatcttcttgACGGTCGAGcgaagcttacgttattgcccgtcgtgcgctggcgaccctaaaggcccagggtggcggtgccaccggcttgggctcgtcatcgctgctcgcagctttaattattattattattatttattttttacgactattggggcacttttggggctcttaacgtgctcaaaaactcttgaaactttgcacacgggtcagaacccgcggctgtcagggccgggctgaagctggtaccgggcgtggcaggggctcgacagcgcccctggaacagggtccgaaaacttggtctataactcaaacacgcttgcatgtaataatatgaaactcgatgcacgtatagatctcatcgtttcatatatccttcatacttttactttttaccccagaccaacaggaaaccgtctatttagggttgtttgaaaacgcacgcaatggaatttggaatactcctcccagagaattccaccaatcgccaccaaactcggtcagcatgatgtcaagacattgagcatgaaaaattgctggcagatttttgatatctctaacggtttggccgtggcgaggaaacgaaatgatggcgcgaaaagagaaacaggaagtgtgttataacttctgcatacattaattgatctccatgaaaccgcagcagcgtgatcgctggaagaagccgatcgcatggatgtgactattgtcagtcaaagttatagcgccaccaactggcagaaggaagtgtgtcacttttaaaatgctttgaaatcacccacttatttttacccgatttacttaaaactttaggtgtataatgtaaacacacggcagatgtagacatgtgaaaggattattgatatcttcgatactgtcgccgcggcaacgcttcaaactcgaatattcttttttgatgcttttgagactcttagcatacttgaaattgcatgaaactcgacagacacatcacatttattagccagtacacatgtacaaagtttcagaaacgggcgtggtgcaggggctcagtagcgccaccttttgacaaaagtgggggggttgctttacactttgacccacagtcacaaaactcaggaattatattgttctcatcgagccggacaactttctaatttacagtcattagctcagaccaacagaaagtcagatatcgtggtttgaatgtggatgttttggagaattttctctccctctctcactgaccctacgtctctctgtgtctgggggagggtgctgattttgctgaggagtgaaaatgcttttattttttgtttttcaaggttttggggcccttaacgtgctcgaaaactcttgaaactttgcacacgggtcggaacccgcggccatcagggtcggaccgaatatggtaccgggcgtggcaggggctcgacagcgcaccctggaatgggattcgaacacttgtccatatatcaaacatgcttgcatgtaatgatatgaaactcggtacacttgtaggtctcgtcgggccgaacaactttcgtgctctaagttttacgccagcccaacaggaagtcggctattatgggttgtttggaaacacgtgctctggaattatatatattcctccaagagaatgaatccaatcgccaccaaactcggtcggcatgaagtcaagacattgaggatgctacattcggacggatttttgatatctcgaacggtttggccgtggcgaggaaattgatttatgactaaaaatggacacatgaagtgtgttataacttagttagttctatctacagttacaaaactcggcgtgtatattgttctcgtcgagccgaacaactttctaatttacagtcattagctccgaccaacagaaagtcagatattgtggtttgaatgtggatttcttaaaatttttctctttctgagtgaccctcctcctccctttctgtgttttttctctcagtgtctctctgtctgacagacagaatgggcctgccaaattttttttagtgtgtgtgtgtgtgtgtggggggggttctCTGTTTGGTTTACATTtggtttttgattgtttgattgtttttcaaggtttctgggacttttggggcccttaacatgctcgaaaactcttgaaactttgcacacaggtcagaacccacggccatcagggccgggctgaatctggtacccgggcgtggcagggggctcgacagcgacacctggaatgggattcaaacacttgtccatatatcaaacatgcttgcatgtaataatatgaaactcgaacacttctagatctcgtcgggccgaacaactttctaatttacagtcattagctcagaccaacagaaagtcagatattttggtttgaatgtggaacacatttcaaattaactttgaagctccaaaaagcacatcaaaagtaacataaaagaagggagtgtgttataacttctgcatacattaactgatctcgatgaaacttcagcagtgtgtttgtgggaagaggccggtcgcatggatgtgactactgtgagtcaaagttatagcgccaccaactggcagaaggaagtgtgtcactttcaaaatgctttgaaatcaccctcttatgtctcaagtgaacaaacagaccaacagaaaatcagatattttggtttgaatgtggaacacattgcaaattaactttgaagctccaaaaagcacataaaggcagcataaaagcaaggaagtgtgttataacttctgcatacattaactgatctcgatgaaacttcagcagtgtgtcacatggatgtgactattgtgagacaaagttatagcgccaccaactggcagaagggagtgtgtcactttcaaaatgcttttaaatcaccctcttatgtctcaagtgaacaaacagaccaacagaaagtcagatattttggtttgaatgtggaacacattgcaaatgaactttgaagctccaaaaagcacataaaggcagcttaaaagcaaggaagtgtgttataacttctgcatacattaactgatctcgatgaaacttcagcagtgcgtaaattataattacattaataaacctgaacagagacctccggataaatactggccttctggattaacacgtttaagtgctgcaaaagatattgacctatgacatcaaaaattaatcTACATTAATCTACATtacgtagggtgtctcatttttcattttaggtatcggaagggtgctcacgcatactttgtggttgatatgtgccctccatgcaaacttttgcagagcccacgctgatgcgagctctacagcacacgtcttctcgacggtcaaagcgaggttacgttattgcccatcgtgcacagcgaccctaaaggcacgggggtggcggtgccaccggcttgggcccgccatcgctgctcgcagctatatttattattattattattagggcccaagccttgaaaaggcaaggccctattgttttcgttaggatgactatgattattattttttttacgactattggggcacttttggggctcttaacgtgctcgaaaactcttgaaactttgcacacgggtcagaacccgaggccattagggccgggctgaagctggtaccggggcgtggcaggggggctcgacggcgccccctggaacggggtccgaaaacttggtccataaatcaaacacgcttgcatgtaataatatgaaactcggtacacatatagatctcatcgtttcatatatccttcatacttttactttttacctcagcccaacaggaaattgtctatttagggtttttttggaaaacgcatgcaatggaatttgaaatactcctcctggagaattccaccaatcgccacgaaactcggtcagcatgaagtcaagacattgaggatgaaaaattgccggcggaattttgatatgtcgaacggtttggccgtggcgaggaaacgaaatgatggcgtgaaaagagaaacaggaagtgtgttataacttctgcatacattaattgatctcgatgaaacttcagcagtgtgttcgctgtaacaggccgatcgcatggatgtgactattgtgagtcaaagttatagcgccaccaactggcagaaggaagtgtgtcactttcaaaatgctttgaaatcaccctcttatttttacccgatttacttaaaacttttggtgtgtaatgtaaacacacggcagatgtagacatgggaaaggattattgatatcttggatactgttgccgcggcaatgcttcaaactcgaatattcttttttgatgcttttgacactcttagcatacttgaaatttcatgaaactcgacagacacatcacatttattagccagtagacatgtgcaaagtttcagaaacgggcgtggtgcaggggctcagtagcgccaccttttgacaaaagtgagggggttggttttatactctgacccacagtcacaaaactcagtaattatattgttctcatcgagccggacaactttctaatttacagtcattagctcagaccaacagaaagtcagatattttggtttgaatgtggattttttggagaattttctctgcctctctcactgaccctacgtctctctgtgtctgggggagggggctgattttgctgatgagtgaaatgcttttatttttgttttcaaggttttggggcccttaacgtgctcgaaaactcttgaaactttgcacacgggtcggaacccgcggccatcagggctgggccgaagatggtaccgggcgtggcagggggctcgacagcgcccctggaatgggattcgaacacttgtccgtatatcaaacacgcttgcatgtaataatatgaaactctgtacacttgtagatctcatcgggccgaacaactttcgtgctctaagttttacgccagcccaacaggaagtcggctattatgggttgtttggaaacacatgctctggaattatatatatttctcctagagaatgaatccaattgccaccaaactcggtcggcatgaagtcaagacattgaggatgctacattccggacggatttttgatatctcgaacggtttggccgtggcgaggaaattgatttaggactaaaaaggacacatgaagtgtgttataacttagttagttctatctacagttacaaaactcggcgtgtatattgttctcatcaagctgaaca
The sequence above is a segment of the Xyrauchen texanus isolate HMW12.3.18 chromosome 38, RBS_HiC_50CHRs, whole genome shotgun sequence genome. Coding sequences within it:
- the LOC127631432 gene encoding uncharacterized protein LOC127631432 produces the protein MSFFTRSLQDLPSITANDVHRIIQTTSKTPTSKKDKGFKLYVSSYINNYEVSNKESGEVTVRSECFRSMRKSQKPHCLSVRESHPAGSVQVQKKQVQPCAVMWQLYCTRRRLLPAEAYISSPVFSCTETEQKWHKPRTMGIKPGPVNDMVIVSARPKERRLAEGIRSNLYKGVICPLPDISTLKVQEAYHGLSADEAPMITAMAISSDVPLIESMFGPVQEGSVLSYQLPVMAVPSTRPHTGAPSPPQLPLSDYRLGPPTCAFVFSEHQHHHLASLATSFETAHKVEKARESRVPALSGTN